A section of the Acanthochromis polyacanthus isolate Apoly-LR-REF ecotype Palm Island chromosome 13, KAUST_Apoly_ChrSc, whole genome shotgun sequence genome encodes:
- the LOC127536731 gene encoding scavenger receptor cysteine-rich type 1 protein M130-like isoform X3, protein MDLRALTLFVGLCSSVPSVSPAEVRLVGGPSPCSGRLEQQRQSDWKPVRDKNLDWNLKKADQVCRRISCGSVVSFRRTLDQEPPQDLVTRYDFRGRRVSPRFRVEITCSDSVRLENETHLCSGRLQVKRNQVWSSVCSDGFDQQDAEVVCRELGCGSPSGFEEELYGEAPEWIPEFRCGGHESALLHCERSDRDTCSPGTTVTLTCSDPGVRLVGGSGRCDGTLEERNWDEWSPVDYPDWKLWSASFVCRDLDCGSPLSIRRRETGSKSISGLRYGCLSVYRNYCFGAHQTSSGVIELTCSDSVRLENETDLCSGRLQVKRNQVWSSVCSDGFDQQDAEVVCRELGCGSPSGFKEELYGEAPEWIPEFRCGGHESALLHCERSDRDTCSPGTTVTLTCSDQVRLVGNRSTCAGELQMKVHGEWRPVVDWYWNQKWTSAVCSQLRCGSIVTTDLEDFGSKRPVWHFKSSCFQSAISLQDCLLLNNVIESSRSLQVICSDLLVQPNISVSSSRLEVQQQKVRVLLGSNFSIICSTRPQYPGGSFQLVFNSSSSTLNYVLPAVTHSAVFLFPAAEGLHRGTYTCIYHLNVFSHNFSSSSRPIYLIPSAPLMDLIIRLVVHLLVMVLLISVTCFYSRKYSVETRSRNEETNVVAELQ, encoded by the exons ATGGACCTCAGAGCTCTGACGCTGTTTGTGGGTTTGTGCAGCTCAG TCCCATCAGTGAGTCCTGCTGAGGTCCGGCTGGTCGGAGGTCCAAGTCCCTGTTCTGGCAGACTGGAGCAGCAGCGTCAGTCGGACTGGAAACCAGTGAGGGACAAGAACCTGGACTGGAACCTGAAGAAGGCAGATCAGGTCTGCAGGAGGATCAGCTGTGGTTCTGTGGTTTCATTCAGGAGAACTCTGGACCAGGAACCTCCACAAGACTTGGTCACCAGATATGACTTCAGAGGACGTCGAGTATCGCCCCGATTCAGAGTGGAGATCACCTGCTCAG ACTCTGTGAGGCTGGAGAACGAGACTCACCTGTGTTCAGGTAGACTGCAGGTGAAGAGGAACCAGGTGTGGTCCTCAGTGTGTTCAGATGGATTTGACCAGCAGGATGCTGAGGTGGTCTGCAGGGAGCTGGGCTGTGGTTCTCCTTCAGGGTTTGAGGAGGAACTCTATGGAGAAGCTCCAGAGTGGATCCCAGAGTTCCGGTGTGGAGGCCATGagtctgctctgctgcactgtGAGCGCTCAGATAGAGACACCTGCTCACCTGGAACCACCGTCACACTCACCTGCTCAG ATCCAGGAGTCCGGTTGGTTGGAGGATCTGGCCGGTGTGACGGCACCCTGGAGGAGAGAAACTGGGATGAATGGAGTCCAGTGGACTATCCGGACTGGAAGCTGTGGTCTGCCAGCTTTGTGTGCAGAGACCTGGACTGTGGATCTCCACTTTCAATCAGGAGAAGAGAGACGGGTTCAAAGAGCATCTCGGGATTGAGATATGGCTGCCTATCCGTGTATCGGAATTACTGTTTCGGAGCACATCAGACCTCCTCTGGTGTCATAGAGCTCACCTGCTCAG ACTCTGTGAGGCTGGAGAACGAGACTGACCTGTGTTCAGGTAGACTGCAAGTGAAGAGGAACCAGGTGTGGTCCTCAGTGTGTTCAGATGGATTTGACCAGCAGGATGCTGAGGTGGTCTGCAGGGAGCTGGGCTGTGGTTCTCCTTCAGGGTTTAAGGAGGAACTCTATGGAGAAGCTCCAGAGTGGATCCCAGAGTTCCGGTGTGGAGGCCATGagtctgctctgctgcactgtGAGCGCTCAGATAGAGACACCTGCTCACCTGGAACCACCGTCACACTCACCTGCTCAG ACCAAGTGAGGCTGGTGGGAAACAGAAGCACCTGTGCAGGTGAGCTGCAGATGAAGGTCCATGGAGAGTGGAGGCCTGTGGTGGACTGGTACTGGAACCAGAAGTGGACATCAGCAGTGTGTTCTCAGCTCAGATGTGGTTCTATCGTGACTACAGATTTAGAGGACTTTGGATCAAAGAGACCCGTGTGGCATTTCAAGTCCTCCTGCTTCCAGTCGGCTATTTCCCTCCAGGACTGTCTGCTTCTGAACAATGTGATTGAATCCTCCCGGAGTCTGCAGGTGATCTGTTCAG ATCTGCTGGTTCAACCAAACATCTCCGTGTCTTCGTCCCGTCTtgaagtccagcagcagaaggttAGGGTCCTCTTGGGCTCCAACTTCAGCATCATCTGCTCCACCAGGCCTCAGTATCCAGGAGGTTCCTTCCAGCTCGTCTTCAACTCCTCCAGCTCAACGCTCAACTACGTCCTTCCAGCCGTCACACATTCGGCCgttttcctgtttcctgctgcagaagGCCTCCACAGAGGGACGTACACCTGTATTTACCACCTCAACGTCTTCTCCCATaacttctcctcctccagccgGCCCATCTATCTCATCCCCTCAG ctCCTCTGATGGATTTGATCATCAGACTTGTCGTCCACCTGCTGGTGATGGTTCTTCTCATCTCTGTCACCTGCTTCTACTCTAGAAAATA CTCTGTAGAAACCAGAAGcagaaatgaagaaacaaacGTCGTCGCTGAGCTCCAGTGA
- the LOC127536731 gene encoding scavenger receptor cysteine-rich type 1 protein M130-like isoform X1, translating to MDLRALTLFVGLCSSVPSVSPAEVRLVGGPSPCSGRLEQQRQSDWKPVRDKNLDWNLKKADQVCRRISCGSVVSFRRTLDQEPPQDLVTRYDFRGRRVSPRFRVEITCSDSVRLENETHLCSGRLQVKRNQVWSSVCSDGFDQQDAEVVCRELGCGSPSGFEEELYGEAPEWIPEFRCGGHESALLHCERSDRDTCSPGTTVTLTCSDPGVRLVGGSGRCDGTLEERNWDEWSPVDYPDWKLWSASFVCRDLDCGSPLSIRRRETGSKSISGLRYGCLSVYRNYCFGAHQTSSGVIELTCSDSVRLENETDLCSGRLQVKRNQVWSSVCSDGFDQQDAEVVCRELGCGSPSGFKEELYGEAPEWIPEFRCGGHESALLHCERSDRDTCSPGTTVTLTCSDPDDVRLEGGANRCAGRLEMKHDGVWRVMKIQNPERNLNVAALICGRLDCGPAVSAVNRTEYPHKDAWWVSPYCPLSGLKECVTVNHEQISDSLEVTCSDSVRLVGGTHRCSGRLQVKRNQVWSSVCSDGFDQQDAEVVCRELGCGSPSGFKEELYGEAPEWIPEFWCGGHESALLHCERSDRDTCSPGTTVTLTCSDQVRLVGNRSTCAGELQMKVHGEWRPVVDWYWNQKWTSAVCSQLRCGSIVTTDLEDFGSKRPVWHFKSSCFQSAISLQDCLLLNNVIESSRSLQVICSDLLVQPNISVSSSRLEVQQQKVRVLLGSNFSIICSTRPQYPGGSFQLVFNSSSSTLNYVLPAVTHSAVFLFPAAEGLHRGTYTCIYHLNVFSHNFSSSSRPIYLIPSAPLMDLIIRLVVHLLVMVLLISVTCFYSRKYSVETRSRNEETNVVAELQ from the exons ATGGACCTCAGAGCTCTGACGCTGTTTGTGGGTTTGTGCAGCTCAG TCCCATCAGTGAGTCCTGCTGAGGTCCGGCTGGTCGGAGGTCCAAGTCCCTGTTCTGGCAGACTGGAGCAGCAGCGTCAGTCGGACTGGAAACCAGTGAGGGACAAGAACCTGGACTGGAACCTGAAGAAGGCAGATCAGGTCTGCAGGAGGATCAGCTGTGGTTCTGTGGTTTCATTCAGGAGAACTCTGGACCAGGAACCTCCACAAGACTTGGTCACCAGATATGACTTCAGAGGACGTCGAGTATCGCCCCGATTCAGAGTGGAGATCACCTGCTCAG ACTCTGTGAGGCTGGAGAACGAGACTCACCTGTGTTCAGGTAGACTGCAGGTGAAGAGGAACCAGGTGTGGTCCTCAGTGTGTTCAGATGGATTTGACCAGCAGGATGCTGAGGTGGTCTGCAGGGAGCTGGGCTGTGGTTCTCCTTCAGGGTTTGAGGAGGAACTCTATGGAGAAGCTCCAGAGTGGATCCCAGAGTTCCGGTGTGGAGGCCATGagtctgctctgctgcactgtGAGCGCTCAGATAGAGACACCTGCTCACCTGGAACCACCGTCACACTCACCTGCTCAG ATCCAGGAGTCCGGTTGGTTGGAGGATCTGGCCGGTGTGACGGCACCCTGGAGGAGAGAAACTGGGATGAATGGAGTCCAGTGGACTATCCGGACTGGAAGCTGTGGTCTGCCAGCTTTGTGTGCAGAGACCTGGACTGTGGATCTCCACTTTCAATCAGGAGAAGAGAGACGGGTTCAAAGAGCATCTCGGGATTGAGATATGGCTGCCTATCCGTGTATCGGAATTACTGTTTCGGAGCACATCAGACCTCCTCTGGTGTCATAGAGCTCACCTGCTCAG ACTCTGTGAGGCTGGAGAACGAGACTGACCTGTGTTCAGGTAGACTGCAAGTGAAGAGGAACCAGGTGTGGTCCTCAGTGTGTTCAGATGGATTTGACCAGCAGGATGCTGAGGTGGTCTGCAGGGAGCTGGGCTGTGGTTCTCCTTCAGGGTTTAAGGAGGAACTCTATGGAGAAGCTCCAGAGTGGATCCCAGAGTTCCGGTGTGGAGGCCATGagtctgctctgctgcactgtGAGCGCTCAGATAGAGACACCTGCTCACCTGGAACCACCGTCACACTCACCTGCTCAG ACCCTGATGATGTTCGGTTGGAGGGAGGAGCCAACCGTTGTGCTGGTAGACTGGAGATGAAACATGACGGAGTCTGGAGAGTGATGAAAATCCAAAACCCCGAACGGAACCTGAACGTGGCGGCTCTGATCTGTGGACGGCTGGACTGTGGTCCTGCAGTCTCAGCAGTAAACAGAACAGAATATCCACATAAAGATGCTTGGTGGGTCAGTCCCTACTGCCCTCTTTCTGGTCTGAAGGAATGTGTGACAGTGAATCATGAACAGATCTCTGACAGCTTGGAAGTCACCTGTTCAG ACTCTGTGAGGCTGGTGGGCGGGACTCACCGGTGTTCAGGTAGACTGCAGGTGAAGAGAAACCAGGTGTGGTCCTCAGTGTGTTCAGATGGATTTGACCAGCAGGATGCTGAGGTGGTCTGCAGGGAGCTGGGCTGTGGTTCTCCTTCAGGGTTTAAGGAGGAACTCTATGGAGAAGCTCCAGAGTGGATCCCAGAGTTCTGGTGTGGAGGCCATGagtctgctctgctgcactgtGAGCGCTCAGATAGAGACACCTGCTCACCTGGAACCACCGTCACACTCACCTGCTCAG ACCAAGTGAGGCTGGTGGGAAACAGAAGCACCTGTGCAGGTGAGCTGCAGATGAAGGTCCATGGAGAGTGGAGGCCTGTGGTGGACTGGTACTGGAACCAGAAGTGGACATCAGCAGTGTGTTCTCAGCTCAGATGTGGTTCTATCGTGACTACAGATTTAGAGGACTTTGGATCAAAGAGACCCGTGTGGCATTTCAAGTCCTCCTGCTTCCAGTCGGCTATTTCCCTCCAGGACTGTCTGCTTCTGAACAATGTGATTGAATCCTCCCGGAGTCTGCAGGTGATCTGTTCAG ATCTGCTGGTTCAACCAAACATCTCCGTGTCTTCGTCCCGTCTtgaagtccagcagcagaaggttAGGGTCCTCTTGGGCTCCAACTTCAGCATCATCTGCTCCACCAGGCCTCAGTATCCAGGAGGTTCCTTCCAGCTCGTCTTCAACTCCTCCAGCTCAACGCTCAACTACGTCCTTCCAGCCGTCACACATTCGGCCgttttcctgtttcctgctgcagaagGCCTCCACAGAGGGACGTACACCTGTATTTACCACCTCAACGTCTTCTCCCATaacttctcctcctccagccgGCCCATCTATCTCATCCCCTCAG ctCCTCTGATGGATTTGATCATCAGACTTGTCGTCCACCTGCTGGTGATGGTTCTTCTCATCTCTGTCACCTGCTTCTACTCTAGAAAATA CTCTGTAGAAACCAGAAGcagaaatgaagaaacaaacGTCGTCGCTGAGCTCCAGTGA
- the LOC127536731 gene encoding scavenger receptor cysteine-rich type 1 protein M130-like isoform X2, protein MDLRALTLFVGLCSSVSPAEVRLVGGPSPCSGRLEQQRQSDWKPVRDKNLDWNLKKADQVCRRISCGSVVSFRRTLDQEPPQDLVTRYDFRGRRVSPRFRVEITCSDSVRLENETHLCSGRLQVKRNQVWSSVCSDGFDQQDAEVVCRELGCGSPSGFEEELYGEAPEWIPEFRCGGHESALLHCERSDRDTCSPGTTVTLTCSDPGVRLVGGSGRCDGTLEERNWDEWSPVDYPDWKLWSASFVCRDLDCGSPLSIRRRETGSKSISGLRYGCLSVYRNYCFGAHQTSSGVIELTCSDSVRLENETDLCSGRLQVKRNQVWSSVCSDGFDQQDAEVVCRELGCGSPSGFKEELYGEAPEWIPEFRCGGHESALLHCERSDRDTCSPGTTVTLTCSDPDDVRLEGGANRCAGRLEMKHDGVWRVMKIQNPERNLNVAALICGRLDCGPAVSAVNRTEYPHKDAWWVSPYCPLSGLKECVTVNHEQISDSLEVTCSDSVRLVGGTHRCSGRLQVKRNQVWSSVCSDGFDQQDAEVVCRELGCGSPSGFKEELYGEAPEWIPEFWCGGHESALLHCERSDRDTCSPGTTVTLTCSDQVRLVGNRSTCAGELQMKVHGEWRPVVDWYWNQKWTSAVCSQLRCGSIVTTDLEDFGSKRPVWHFKSSCFQSAISLQDCLLLNNVIESSRSLQVICSDLLVQPNISVSSSRLEVQQQKVRVLLGSNFSIICSTRPQYPGGSFQLVFNSSSSTLNYVLPAVTHSAVFLFPAAEGLHRGTYTCIYHLNVFSHNFSSSSRPIYLIPSAPLMDLIIRLVVHLLVMVLLISVTCFYSRKYSVETRSRNEETNVVAELQ, encoded by the exons ATGGACCTCAGAGCTCTGACGCTGTTTGTGGGTTTGTGCAGCTCAG TGAGTCCTGCTGAGGTCCGGCTGGTCGGAGGTCCAAGTCCCTGTTCTGGCAGACTGGAGCAGCAGCGTCAGTCGGACTGGAAACCAGTGAGGGACAAGAACCTGGACTGGAACCTGAAGAAGGCAGATCAGGTCTGCAGGAGGATCAGCTGTGGTTCTGTGGTTTCATTCAGGAGAACTCTGGACCAGGAACCTCCACAAGACTTGGTCACCAGATATGACTTCAGAGGACGTCGAGTATCGCCCCGATTCAGAGTGGAGATCACCTGCTCAG ACTCTGTGAGGCTGGAGAACGAGACTCACCTGTGTTCAGGTAGACTGCAGGTGAAGAGGAACCAGGTGTGGTCCTCAGTGTGTTCAGATGGATTTGACCAGCAGGATGCTGAGGTGGTCTGCAGGGAGCTGGGCTGTGGTTCTCCTTCAGGGTTTGAGGAGGAACTCTATGGAGAAGCTCCAGAGTGGATCCCAGAGTTCCGGTGTGGAGGCCATGagtctgctctgctgcactgtGAGCGCTCAGATAGAGACACCTGCTCACCTGGAACCACCGTCACACTCACCTGCTCAG ATCCAGGAGTCCGGTTGGTTGGAGGATCTGGCCGGTGTGACGGCACCCTGGAGGAGAGAAACTGGGATGAATGGAGTCCAGTGGACTATCCGGACTGGAAGCTGTGGTCTGCCAGCTTTGTGTGCAGAGACCTGGACTGTGGATCTCCACTTTCAATCAGGAGAAGAGAGACGGGTTCAAAGAGCATCTCGGGATTGAGATATGGCTGCCTATCCGTGTATCGGAATTACTGTTTCGGAGCACATCAGACCTCCTCTGGTGTCATAGAGCTCACCTGCTCAG ACTCTGTGAGGCTGGAGAACGAGACTGACCTGTGTTCAGGTAGACTGCAAGTGAAGAGGAACCAGGTGTGGTCCTCAGTGTGTTCAGATGGATTTGACCAGCAGGATGCTGAGGTGGTCTGCAGGGAGCTGGGCTGTGGTTCTCCTTCAGGGTTTAAGGAGGAACTCTATGGAGAAGCTCCAGAGTGGATCCCAGAGTTCCGGTGTGGAGGCCATGagtctgctctgctgcactgtGAGCGCTCAGATAGAGACACCTGCTCACCTGGAACCACCGTCACACTCACCTGCTCAG ACCCTGATGATGTTCGGTTGGAGGGAGGAGCCAACCGTTGTGCTGGTAGACTGGAGATGAAACATGACGGAGTCTGGAGAGTGATGAAAATCCAAAACCCCGAACGGAACCTGAACGTGGCGGCTCTGATCTGTGGACGGCTGGACTGTGGTCCTGCAGTCTCAGCAGTAAACAGAACAGAATATCCACATAAAGATGCTTGGTGGGTCAGTCCCTACTGCCCTCTTTCTGGTCTGAAGGAATGTGTGACAGTGAATCATGAACAGATCTCTGACAGCTTGGAAGTCACCTGTTCAG ACTCTGTGAGGCTGGTGGGCGGGACTCACCGGTGTTCAGGTAGACTGCAGGTGAAGAGAAACCAGGTGTGGTCCTCAGTGTGTTCAGATGGATTTGACCAGCAGGATGCTGAGGTGGTCTGCAGGGAGCTGGGCTGTGGTTCTCCTTCAGGGTTTAAGGAGGAACTCTATGGAGAAGCTCCAGAGTGGATCCCAGAGTTCTGGTGTGGAGGCCATGagtctgctctgctgcactgtGAGCGCTCAGATAGAGACACCTGCTCACCTGGAACCACCGTCACACTCACCTGCTCAG ACCAAGTGAGGCTGGTGGGAAACAGAAGCACCTGTGCAGGTGAGCTGCAGATGAAGGTCCATGGAGAGTGGAGGCCTGTGGTGGACTGGTACTGGAACCAGAAGTGGACATCAGCAGTGTGTTCTCAGCTCAGATGTGGTTCTATCGTGACTACAGATTTAGAGGACTTTGGATCAAAGAGACCCGTGTGGCATTTCAAGTCCTCCTGCTTCCAGTCGGCTATTTCCCTCCAGGACTGTCTGCTTCTGAACAATGTGATTGAATCCTCCCGGAGTCTGCAGGTGATCTGTTCAG ATCTGCTGGTTCAACCAAACATCTCCGTGTCTTCGTCCCGTCTtgaagtccagcagcagaaggttAGGGTCCTCTTGGGCTCCAACTTCAGCATCATCTGCTCCACCAGGCCTCAGTATCCAGGAGGTTCCTTCCAGCTCGTCTTCAACTCCTCCAGCTCAACGCTCAACTACGTCCTTCCAGCCGTCACACATTCGGCCgttttcctgtttcctgctgcagaagGCCTCCACAGAGGGACGTACACCTGTATTTACCACCTCAACGTCTTCTCCCATaacttctcctcctccagccgGCCCATCTATCTCATCCCCTCAG ctCCTCTGATGGATTTGATCATCAGACTTGTCGTCCACCTGCTGGTGATGGTTCTTCTCATCTCTGTCACCTGCTTCTACTCTAGAAAATA CTCTGTAGAAACCAGAAGcagaaatgaagaaacaaacGTCGTCGCTGAGCTCCAGTGA